A single Dechloromonas denitrificans DNA region contains:
- a CDS encoding ferric reductase-like transmembrane domain-containing protein, which produces MSRLRTLSLPALLLLFVGVPVYWSFPDELPVWRSLGIVVGWAGSGLLLFNLLLMVREVRLASRLGGLERITAWHHRTGVAAYLLLLLHPLALAGAGWSESPALAWQVISPLAASWPVWLGWGGLILLMAGLATTFSHRLAYGTWRWLHSLLGLGVLIGFMHVLQLGISVGGLAALAAAVLLLLWRLLRVDLGAAAKPYIVTSVQSVAQSMVEVAMKPLAMPIDGAPGQFVLVAFFQGASYRGCGEFHPFTISGIGSEHEFRIGVKALGDCTRRMQSLEAGVAARVHGPFGEFLNALPARPQLWVAGGIGITPFLGWLRHQPVSQPTRLVYLYRGQRDAAYLDELTGLAANCPALSLLAEATGAGLPDLGRALPDAAALVDHECYVCGPPGLIDTVSRALQQRGVPLERIHFEHFDFR; this is translated from the coding sequence GTCGTTTCCCGACGAGTTGCCGGTCTGGCGTTCGCTCGGGATTGTCGTCGGCTGGGCCGGCAGCGGCCTGCTGTTGTTCAATCTGCTGCTGATGGTGCGCGAGGTTCGCCTGGCGAGCCGCCTGGGTGGGCTGGAGAGAATTACCGCGTGGCACCACCGCACCGGCGTGGCCGCTTACCTGCTGCTCCTGCTGCATCCTCTGGCTCTGGCTGGCGCCGGCTGGTCGGAGTCGCCCGCGCTGGCCTGGCAGGTCATTTCGCCGTTGGCCGCAAGCTGGCCGGTCTGGCTTGGCTGGGGCGGATTGATCTTGCTGATGGCCGGGCTGGCGACGACTTTCAGTCACCGCCTGGCCTATGGCACTTGGCGTTGGCTGCACAGCCTGTTGGGGCTGGGGGTGCTGATCGGTTTCATGCATGTCCTGCAACTCGGGATCAGCGTCGGCGGCTTGGCGGCCCTGGCGGCTGCTGTCTTGCTGCTGCTCTGGCGCCTGCTCCGGGTCGATCTTGGCGCTGCGGCGAAACCCTATATCGTGACTTCGGTGCAGAGTGTCGCGCAGTCGATGGTCGAAGTCGCGATGAAACCGCTGGCCATGCCGATTGACGGGGCACCGGGTCAATTTGTGCTGGTCGCTTTCTTCCAGGGGGCAAGCTATCGCGGCTGTGGCGAATTCCACCCATTCACGATCAGCGGCATCGGATCGGAGCACGAGTTCCGGATCGGGGTGAAAGCTCTGGGCGATTGCACGCGGCGTATGCAGTCCCTGGAAGCGGGTGTCGCCGCCCGGGTGCATGGGCCCTTTGGCGAATTTCTCAACGCTTTGCCGGCCCGGCCGCAACTGTGGGTGGCCGGGGGCATCGGGATCACGCCTTTTCTCGGCTGGCTGCGGCATCAGCCGGTCAGTCAGCCGACGCGGCTGGTCTATCTGTATCGCGGCCAGCGCGATGCCGCCTATCTCGACGAATTGACCGGGCTGGCGGCGAACTGCCCGGCGCTGAGCTTGCTGGCCGAAGCCACCGGGGCCGGTTTGCCGGATCTTGGCCGGGCGTTGCCCGATGCCGCGGCGCTGGTCGACCATGAGTGCTACGTTTGCGGCCCGCCGGGCTTGATCGATACGGTTTCCCGCGCCCTGCAGCAGCGTGGCGTTCCGCTTGAACGCATCCACTTCGAGCATTTCGACTTCCGATGA
- a CDS encoding cytochrome b5 domain-containing protein produces the protein MTRKLYLVSTVAFWLVVVGLGLTSALWNPAEQGDVQAKEKTISPAELAKHATPNNCWMAIRGSVYDLSAYLPEHPSRPDIIEPWCGKEATQAYNTKTKGRSHAPYADELLSKYRIGALAKAP, from the coding sequence ATGACACGCAAACTCTATCTTGTTTCGACTGTCGCCTTCTGGCTCGTCGTGGTCGGGCTGGGCCTGACTTCCGCGCTGTGGAATCCCGCCGAACAGGGCGATGTTCAGGCCAAGGAAAAAACCATCTCGCCGGCTGAACTGGCCAAGCATGCCACGCCGAACAATTGCTGGATGGCCATCCGTGGTTCGGTCTACGACCTCAGCGCCTATCTCCCCGAGCATCCGTCTCGCCCCGACATCATCGAGCCGTGGTGTGGCAAGGAGGCGACGCAGGCCTACAACACGAAGACCAAGGGGCGGTCGCACGCGCCGTATGCCGACGAATTGCTGAGCAAGTACCGTATCGGGGCGTTGGCCAAAGCGCCCTGA
- a CDS encoding HDOD domain-containing protein, with amino-acid sequence MDVQAVLDTIAADAGRGDMVFPTHAEIALRVRRILDDPDCSIDQLHKLISAEPLLSARVVGLANSVAYNPSGRVSSDLRSAVSRLGFNTLRTLATALVVRQMRDMSGAPEHRALAARLWEHTAHVAALARVIAKRITGQDPEAAFFAGIVHEVGGFYLLSRAAAFPGLLTGNLDAWHEHGVPAPICTAIEAMWEGYLALPPESLGDTLLLADELAPTESPLAELSDMGRHGVAADIDVLIGEEMLNSILKDSAEEVASLISALNA; translated from the coding sequence ATGGACGTTCAGGCTGTGCTCGATACGATTGCCGCCGATGCCGGGCGGGGCGACATGGTTTTCCCGACCCACGCCGAGATCGCCTTGCGCGTGCGGCGCATCCTCGACGATCCGGACTGCTCCATCGACCAGTTGCACAAACTGATTTCGGCCGAACCCCTGTTGTCGGCCCGCGTCGTCGGGCTGGCCAATTCGGTGGCCTACAATCCTTCCGGCCGGGTTTCCAGCGATCTGCGCAGCGCCGTCTCGCGGCTCGGCTTCAACACCTTGCGGACCTTGGCTACGGCGCTGGTCGTCCGACAAATGCGCGACATGTCGGGTGCGCCGGAGCATCGGGCGCTGGCTGCCCGCCTGTGGGAACACACCGCCCACGTCGCCGCACTGGCCCGGGTCATTGCCAAGCGCATCACCGGCCAGGATCCGGAAGCGGCGTTCTTCGCCGGCATCGTGCATGAGGTCGGCGGCTTCTACCTGCTCTCCCGGGCGGCCGCCTTCCCCGGCCTGCTGACCGGCAACCTGGATGCCTGGCATGAGCACGGCGTTCCCGCCCCGATCTGCACGGCCATCGAAGCGATGTGGGAGGGCTATCTCGCGTTGCCGCCCGAGTCGCTCGGCGACACCTTGCTACTGGCCGACGAACTGGCACCGACCGAATCGCCTCTCGCCGAGCTTTCCGACATGGGGCGCCATGGCGTCGCGGCCGACATCGATGTCCTGATCGGCGAAGAAATGCTCAACAGCATCCTGAAAGACTCGGCCGAGGAAGTCGCTTCGCTGATTTCCGCCCTGAACGCCTAG
- a CDS encoding protein-glutamate methylesterase/protein-glutamine glutaminase, with translation MSHAIKVMIIDDSALVRQVVAHALDREPGIEVIATAADPVFAIGKLRQQWPDVIVLDIEMPRMDGLSFLRKIMTERPTPVIICSSLVEAGARATFEAMAAGAVTVIAKPKAGLKSFLNDASTDIAHAVRAAARVNLHALPRGTFGNLRSQASTQSMIQPGAPAAIARTTDQLIAIGTSTGGTHALEVVLTHLPATCLGIVVVQHMPEKFTAMFAERLNGLCDIEVREAKNGDRVIPGLALIAPGGRHMTVKRSGAQYVVEVTDGPLVNRHKPSVDVLFRSVAKFVGRNALGIIMTGMGDDGARGMKEMHDAGATTIAQDEQSCVVFGMPKEAIKLDAVDQVIPLDRIATAITSYGKGI, from the coding sequence GTGAGCCACGCCATCAAGGTGATGATCATCGACGACTCGGCGCTGGTGCGCCAGGTTGTCGCGCACGCCTTGGACCGGGAACCCGGCATCGAAGTCATCGCCACGGCGGCCGACCCGGTATTTGCCATTGGCAAGCTGCGCCAGCAGTGGCCCGATGTCATCGTGCTCGATATCGAGATGCCGCGCATGGATGGTCTTTCCTTCCTGCGCAAGATCATGACCGAGCGCCCGACGCCGGTGATCATCTGCTCCTCGCTGGTCGAGGCTGGTGCGCGCGCCACCTTCGAGGCAATGGCGGCCGGTGCGGTAACGGTCATTGCCAAGCCGAAAGCCGGCTTGAAGTCCTTTCTCAACGATGCCTCGACCGACATCGCACATGCCGTCCGCGCCGCCGCCCGGGTCAATCTGCACGCCTTGCCGCGCGGGACGTTCGGCAACCTGCGCTCGCAAGCCTCGACGCAGAGCATGATCCAACCCGGCGCCCCGGCCGCTATTGCACGGACGACCGATCAACTGATCGCCATCGGCACCTCGACCGGCGGTACCCATGCCCTCGAGGTCGTCCTGACCCACCTGCCGGCAACCTGCCTGGGGATCGTCGTCGTCCAGCACATGCCGGAGAAATTTACCGCGATGTTCGCGGAACGCCTGAACGGCCTGTGCGACATCGAGGTTCGCGAGGCGAAAAATGGCGACCGGGTGATCCCCGGGCTGGCCCTGATCGCCCCCGGCGGTCGCCACATGACGGTAAAACGCAGCGGCGCGCAGTATGTGGTCGAAGTAACCGACGGTCCTCTGGTCAATCGCCACAAACCGTCGGTCGACGTGCTGTTTCGCTCAGTGGCGAAATTTGTCGGCCGCAACGCCTTGGGCATCATCATGACCGGCATGGGCGACGATGGTGCCCGGGGCATGAAGGAGATGCACGACGCCGGGGCGACGACCATTGCCCAGGATGAACAGAGTTGTGTGGTTTTCGGCATGCCGAAGGAAGCAATCAAGCTCGATGCGGTCGATCAGGTCATTCCACTGGATAGAATAGCCACTGCGATTACTTCGTACGGCAAGGGCATTTGA
- a CDS encoding CheR family methyltransferase has translation MADAPITDQEFALFQRLIYKIAGISLSDAKKVLLVGRLQKRLRAYQLDTYSQYYRMLASGQNPEELQIMVDLLTTNETYFFREPKHFEFLRDEILAKRRSTGTFRAWSAASSSGEEAYTLAMMLAEHLPNTPWEIVGSDISTHVLEKARRGHYPLGRHEGIPPNFLSKYCLKGVRAQEGSFLIVPELRSHVSFQQVNLTLPVDKEMGLFEVIFLRNVMIYFDIETKRKVVQNLLPHLAPGGHLVIGHSETLNGISDGLTAVRATVYRKT, from the coding sequence ATGGCCGACGCACCGATCACCGATCAGGAATTTGCGCTGTTCCAGCGCCTGATCTACAAAATTGCCGGCATCAGCCTGAGCGATGCCAAGAAAGTCCTGCTCGTCGGGCGCCTGCAAAAGCGGCTGCGCGCCTATCAACTCGACACCTATTCGCAGTATTACCGGATGCTCGCCTCAGGCCAGAATCCGGAGGAACTGCAGATAATGGTCGATTTGCTGACCACCAACGAAACCTATTTCTTCCGCGAACCCAAGCATTTCGAGTTCCTGCGCGATGAAATTCTCGCCAAGCGGCGCAGCACGGGCACCTTCCGGGCCTGGAGCGCAGCCAGTTCGAGCGGCGAGGAGGCCTATACGCTGGCCATGATGCTGGCCGAGCATCTGCCCAACACGCCCTGGGAAATCGTCGGCTCGGATATCAGCACCCACGTGCTGGAAAAGGCCCGGCGCGGGCATTACCCGCTCGGCCGCCACGAAGGCATTCCACCCAACTTCCTGAGCAAATATTGCCTGAAGGGCGTCCGCGCCCAGGAAGGGAGTTTTTTGATCGTTCCGGAACTGCGCAGCCATGTCAGTTTCCAACAGGTTAATCTGACTCTTCCGGTTGACAAGGAAATGGGGCTTTTCGAGGTGATCTTTCTGCGCAACGTGATGATCTATTTCGATATCGAGACCAAACGCAAGGTGGTGCAGAATCTGTTGCCGCACCTCGCCCCGGGCGGACACTTGGTGATCGGCCATTCCGAAACCCTGAATGGCATCAGCGACGGCCTGACCGCCGTGCGCGCCACTGTTTACCGCAAGACCTGA
- a CDS encoding chemotaxis protein CheD translates to MIDYAALPSCEIERHSLNIKPGEWAIEPQRPISTLLGSCVAVCLIDTGLPLAGMNHFMLPQMKKSTHADEDMLLAGDACMEALLNAMLAQGAAKHRIKAKAFGGGTVIDANMPSALSIGKRNADFTREWLDRENIPLIASDFLGPWSRKVLLVPANGDAYCKRVTSSLIKTESLRREELAYAESLLRKPASETNKKIELF, encoded by the coding sequence ATGATTGACTACGCCGCGCTCCCCTCCTGTGAAATCGAACGCCACTCGCTGAATATCAAACCCGGCGAGTGGGCGATCGAGCCGCAGCGGCCGATCTCCACCCTGCTCGGCTCCTGTGTTGCGGTCTGCCTGATCGATACCGGGCTGCCGCTGGCCGGGATGAATCACTTCATGCTGCCACAGATGAAAAAAAGCACCCATGCCGACGAAGACATGCTGCTCGCCGGCGATGCCTGCATGGAAGCGCTGCTCAATGCGATGCTCGCCCAGGGCGCGGCCAAACACCGGATCAAGGCCAAGGCTTTTGGCGGCGGTACGGTGATCGACGCCAACATGCCGAGCGCCCTATCGATCGGCAAACGCAATGCCGATTTCACGCGGGAATGGCTGGACCGCGAAAACATCCCGCTGATCGCGTCCGATTTCCTCGGGCCGTGGTCGCGCAAGGTATTGCTGGTCCCGGCCAACGGCGATGCCTATTGCAAACGGGTGACCTCCAGCCTGATCAAGACGGAATCGCTGCGCCGCGAAGAATTGGCCTATGCCGAATCCTTGCTGCGTAAACCCGCTAGCGAAACGAACAAGAAAATCGAGCTCTTCTGA
- a CDS encoding chemotaxis protein CheW: MGQAVQSPGKSRAPTAVAAVDNAPQQYLTFTLGGEMFAVAILNVKEIIEYGTVTEIPMMPGFIRGVINLRGAVVPVIDLSCRFGGKATEVARRTCIIIIEMTEGDVKQDIGVMVDAVSEVLEIAAGEIEPAPTFGAKIRTDFISGMGKVNGKFVIILEVDRVLSAEEIAMLTQVGDNGSEAT, encoded by the coding sequence ATGGGACAAGCAGTCCAGAGCCCGGGTAAATCCCGGGCACCGACCGCCGTCGCGGCGGTCGACAATGCGCCGCAGCAATATTTGACCTTTACGCTGGGCGGCGAGATGTTTGCCGTCGCCATTCTCAACGTCAAGGAGATCATCGAATACGGCACCGTCACCGAAATTCCGATGATGCCCGGCTTCATCCGCGGCGTCATCAATCTGCGCGGCGCCGTGGTGCCGGTGATCGACCTGTCCTGCCGCTTCGGTGGCAAGGCGACCGAGGTGGCCCGCCGAACCTGCATCATCATCATTGAAATGACGGAAGGCGACGTCAAGCAGGATATCGGCGTGATGGTCGATGCGGTTTCCGAGGTCCTGGAAATCGCCGCCGGTGAAATCGAACCGGCGCCGACCTTTGGCGCCAAGATTCGCACCGATTTCATTTCCGGGATGGGCAAGGTCAATGGCAAATTCGTGATCATTCTCGAAGTCGACCGGGTGCTGTCGGCCGAAGAAATCGCCATGCTGACCCAGGTTGGCGACAACGGTAGCGAAGCGACCTAG
- a CDS encoding methyl-accepting chemotaxis protein: MLNNLKVGTKLAIGFAITLILLIAVATTGTMRLAALSDNLQSIVNDRNPKTAQANDIVDALNVIARSMRNMLLVKSPEEVSREAQRILEQRKIIGERLDKFDATFTTAKGKEHLKAMKDARAAYVPLQEKFMELVKAGKRDEAVDFMLTTVRAQQTEYFKTINDTITFLTELTASEGKTALEAADTAQKLMISLAVIATLLTVIFAFLITRSITKPLGEVLDGAKKMSVGDLKFKLESTAKDEIGEVVRAVISVQTAIQAMIADANLLSQAAIDGKLATRADASKHQGDFQRIVAGVNGTLDAVIGPLNVAANYVDRIAKGDIPKKITDSYNGDFNAIKNNLNTCIEAVNALVADANLLSQAAIDGKLATRADASKHQGDFQKIVAGVNGTLDAVIGPLNVAATYVDRISKGDIPSKITDSYNGDFNLIKNNLNTCIQAVNALVADANLLSAAAVAGKLETRADATQHQGDFRKIVQGVNDTLDAVVSPIQDVQRVMGAMEQGDMTQTITQQYQGDFAVLKDAINNTIGKLSETIAQIITAADALSNASAQVSATAQSLSQSSSEQAASVEETTASLEEMTASVSQNTQNAKVTDTMASKAAKEAGEGGDAVGKTVEAMKSIADKIGIIDDIAYQTNLLALNAAIEAARAGEHGKGFAVVAAEVRKLAERSQVAAQEIGQLAGSSVKMAEHAGNLLTEIVPSIQKTSDLVQEIASASEEQSTGVGQINSAMGQLNKATQQNASASEELAATAEELGGQAGQLQQLMEFFSVDQGGHGGASRHGNYAAPAARTAPRAARSVSSRAVSAAVDESDFEKF; encoded by the coding sequence ATGTTGAATAACCTTAAAGTGGGAACCAAGCTGGCAATCGGTTTCGCCATTACGCTGATACTGCTGATCGCCGTGGCGACAACGGGAACCATGCGTCTTGCCGCCTTGAGCGACAACCTGCAATCGATTGTCAACGACCGTAACCCGAAGACGGCCCAGGCCAATGACATCGTTGATGCCCTGAACGTCATTGCCCGCTCGATGCGCAACATGCTGCTGGTCAAATCGCCGGAAGAAGTAAGCCGTGAAGCACAGCGGATCCTCGAACAGCGCAAGATCATCGGCGAACGCCTGGACAAGTTCGACGCCACGTTCACCACCGCCAAGGGCAAGGAACATTTGAAGGCCATGAAGGATGCCCGCGCTGCCTATGTGCCGCTCCAGGAAAAATTCATGGAGCTGGTCAAAGCCGGCAAGCGGGATGAAGCGGTCGACTTCATGCTGACGACGGTTCGCGCCCAGCAAACCGAATATTTCAAGACCATCAACGACACGATTACCTTCCTGACCGAACTCACGGCCAGCGAGGGCAAGACCGCCCTGGAAGCGGCCGACACGGCCCAGAAACTGATGATCAGCCTGGCCGTGATCGCCACGCTGCTGACCGTCATCTTCGCCTTCCTGATTACCCGCAGCATCACCAAACCGCTCGGCGAAGTGCTCGATGGCGCCAAGAAAATGTCGGTCGGCGACCTCAAGTTCAAACTCGAAAGTACCGCCAAGGACGAAATCGGCGAGGTCGTGCGCGCCGTGATCAGTGTGCAGACGGCCATTCAAGCGATGATCGCCGACGCCAACCTGCTGAGCCAGGCCGCCATCGACGGCAAACTGGCGACCCGGGCCGACGCCAGCAAGCATCAGGGTGATTTCCAGAGAATCGTCGCCGGGGTCAATGGCACCCTGGATGCCGTGATCGGCCCCTTGAACGTCGCCGCCAACTACGTCGACCGCATCGCCAAGGGCGACATTCCGAAGAAAATCACCGATTCGTACAACGGCGATTTCAACGCCATCAAGAACAACCTCAACACCTGCATCGAAGCCGTCAATGCCTTGGTCGCCGATGCCAACCTGCTGAGCCAGGCCGCCATCGACGGCAAACTCGCGACCCGGGCCGATGCCAGCAAGCATCAGGGCGATTTCCAGAAAATCGTCGCCGGGGTCAATGGCACCCTGGATGCCGTGATCGGCCCCTTGAACGTCGCCGCCACTTACGTCGATCGCATCTCCAAGGGCGACATTCCGAGCAAGATCACCGATTCGTACAACGGTGACTTCAACCTCATCAAGAACAACCTCAACACCTGCATCCAGGCCGTCAACGCGCTGGTCGCCGACGCCAACCTGCTGTCCGCCGCGGCGGTAGCCGGCAAGCTCGAAACCCGGGCCGATGCCACCCAGCATCAGGGCGACTTCCGCAAGATCGTCCAGGGCGTCAACGACACGCTGGATGCCGTCGTTTCGCCGATCCAGGATGTGCAACGGGTGATGGGCGCGATGGAACAGGGCGACATGACCCAAACCATCACCCAGCAATACCAGGGCGACTTCGCGGTCTTGAAGGATGCCATCAACAACACCATCGGCAAGCTGTCGGAAACCATCGCCCAGATCATCACCGCGGCCGACGCGCTGTCCAATGCCTCCGCCCAGGTTTCCGCCACGGCCCAGTCGCTGAGCCAGTCCTCCAGCGAACAAGCGGCCAGCGTCGAAGAAACGACGGCCAGCCTGGAAGAAATGACGGCTTCGGTGTCGCAGAACACCCAGAACGCCAAGGTTACCGATACGATGGCCTCGAAAGCCGCCAAGGAAGCCGGCGAAGGCGGCGACGCCGTGGGCAAGACGGTCGAAGCAATGAAGTCGATCGCCGACAAGATCGGCATCATCGACGACATCGCTTACCAGACCAACCTGCTGGCGCTCAATGCGGCCATTGAAGCCGCCCGGGCCGGCGAGCATGGCAAGGGTTTCGCGGTGGTCGCAGCGGAAGTCCGCAAGCTGGCCGAACGCAGCCAGGTCGCCGCGCAGGAAATCGGTCAATTGGCCGGTTCGAGCGTCAAGATGGCGGAACACGCCGGCAACCTGCTGACCGAAATCGTGCCGTCCATCCAGAAGACTTCCGACCTCGTCCAGGAAATCGCTTCGGCCTCCGAAGAACAATCGACCGGCGTCGGCCAGATCAACAGCGCCATGGGCCAGCTCAACAAGGCCACCCAGCAGAACGCCTCGGCCTCGGAAGAACTGGCTGCCACCGCCGAAGAACTCGGCGGCCAGGCCGGACAACTGCAGCAGCTGATGGAATTCTTCTCGGTCGACCAGGGCGGTCATGGCGGCGCGTCCCGCCACGGCAATTACGCTGCCCCGGCCGCCAGGACCGCCCCGCGGGCCGCCCGTTCGGTGAGCAGCCGGGCGGTCAGCGCGGCGGTCGATGAATCCGATTTCGAGAAGTTCTGA
- a CDS encoding chemotaxis protein CheA, whose product MDELTNVFIQEGREQLQAMENGLLELEQNPDNHDDINSIFRAAHTIKGASGVIECHFIEGFMHKVENVLDRLRTNEIKVSSDLTGLLLRSCDHLGSLIDTLEAALPAPAAEIQATGERLQLELAAYTSDHQPTTAAAGNVVEAEGDVQASGGGIVNTDSWHISVRFGPDVLRGGMDPLSFIRFLGSLGEITALETVPDAMPPAAEMDPESCYLGFEIRLQTRSSKADIEHVFDFCRDDCELRILPPNSKLAEYLKLIKELPEDDMRLGEMLVRCGALTQAELDDGLLSQQQTQATESDDETTPRTPQIGEILVGHKVIHKEVVDAAINKQTQVSEKKAVEARLIRVQADKLDQLIDLVGELVIAGASANLLATRSGQSDLMESTSVLSRLVENIRDSALQLRMVQIGETFNRFNRVVRDVAKEIGKEIDLVISGAETELDKTVVEKIGDPLMHLVRNSMDHGIEPADAREAKGKPRRGLVQLNAYHDSGSIVIEVIDDGSGLPREKILQKAIEKGLVQPGQQLSDQEIINLIWEPGFSTAEQVTNLSGRGVGMDVVRRNIQSLRGSCEVSSVEGEGTTFSIRLPLTLAIIDGFLVGVGKSAYVIPLDMVIECIELKEGTADRAFLNLRGEVLPFVRLREMFEIEGARPTRENVVVVQYAGQKAGIVVDQLLGEFQTVIKPLSNIFRHLRGIGGSTILGTGEVALILDVQNLVQRNVRAEEHSMGGGLQLLRATTQN is encoded by the coding sequence ATGGACGAACTGACCAACGTATTTATTCAGGAAGGCCGCGAGCAATTGCAGGCCATGGAAAATGGACTGCTCGAGCTGGAGCAGAATCCGGACAATCACGACGACATCAACAGCATTTTCCGGGCGGCGCACACCATCAAGGGCGCCTCCGGCGTCATCGAATGCCACTTCATCGAGGGCTTCATGCACAAGGTCGAGAACGTACTCGACCGCTTGCGGACCAACGAAATCAAGGTATCCAGCGACCTCACCGGACTGTTGCTGCGCAGTTGCGATCATCTGGGCAGTCTGATCGATACGCTAGAAGCCGCCTTGCCCGCCCCGGCCGCTGAGATCCAGGCCACGGGCGAGCGCTTGCAGCTTGAATTGGCGGCCTATACCAGCGACCACCAGCCGACGACGGCAGCGGCCGGCAATGTCGTCGAAGCCGAAGGCGACGTGCAGGCATCCGGCGGCGGCATCGTCAATACCGACAGCTGGCACATTTCGGTGCGTTTCGGCCCGGATGTCCTGCGCGGCGGCATGGACCCGCTGTCCTTCATCCGCTTCCTCGGTTCGCTCGGCGAAATCACCGCACTGGAAACGGTGCCCGACGCGATGCCGCCGGCGGCGGAAATGGATCCGGAATCCTGCTACCTCGGTTTTGAAATCCGTCTGCAAACGCGCTCATCGAAGGCCGACATCGAGCACGTCTTCGATTTCTGCCGCGACGACTGCGAGTTGCGCATCCTGCCGCCGAACAGCAAGCTGGCGGAATATCTGAAACTGATCAAGGAACTGCCCGAGGACGACATGCGCCTCGGTGAAATGCTGGTCCGCTGTGGCGCCCTGACCCAGGCCGAACTCGACGATGGCCTGCTGTCGCAGCAGCAAACCCAAGCCACCGAAAGCGACGACGAAACCACGCCACGCACACCGCAGATCGGCGAAATCCTCGTCGGGCACAAGGTCATCCACAAGGAAGTGGTTGATGCGGCGATCAACAAACAAACCCAGGTTAGCGAGAAGAAAGCTGTCGAAGCCCGGCTGATCCGGGTTCAGGCCGATAAGCTCGACCAGCTGATCGACCTAGTCGGCGAACTGGTCATTGCCGGCGCCTCGGCCAACCTGCTTGCCACACGCAGCGGCCAGAGCGACCTGATGGAATCGACCTCGGTGCTGTCCCGTCTCGTCGAGAACATTCGCGATTCGGCGCTGCAACTGCGCATGGTCCAGATCGGCGAGACCTTCAACCGCTTCAACCGCGTGGTACGCGACGTGGCCAAGGAAATCGGCAAGGAAATCGATCTCGTCATCAGCGGCGCCGAAACCGAACTGGACAAGACCGTCGTCGAAAAAATCGGCGACCCGCTGATGCATCTGGTTCGCAACTCGATGGACCACGGCATCGAGCCGGCGGACGCCCGGGAAGCGAAAGGCAAGCCGCGCCGCGGCCTGGTCCAACTCAATGCATATCACGACTCGGGCAGCATCGTCATCGAAGTGATCGACGATGGCAGCGGTCTGCCGCGAGAAAAAATTCTCCAGAAGGCCATCGAAAAGGGTCTGGTGCAACCGGGCCAGCAGCTTTCCGACCAGGAGATCATCAACCTGATCTGGGAGCCCGGCTTCTCGACCGCCGAGCAGGTGACCAACCTCTCCGGCCGTGGCGTCGGCATGGATGTCGTCCGGCGCAACATCCAGAGCCTGCGCGGCTCCTGCGAGGTCAGCAGCGTCGAGGGCGAAGGCACCACCTTCTCCATCCGCCTGCCGCTGACCCTGGCGATCATCGACGGTTTTCTGGTCGGCGTCGGCAAATCGGCCTATGTCATTCCGCTCGACATGGTCATCGAATGCATCGAACTCAAGGAAGGCACCGCCGACCGCGCTTTCCTCAATCTGCGCGGCGAAGTCCTGCCGTTCGTCCGCTTGCGGGAAATGTTCGAAATCGAAGGCGCGCGACCGACCCGTGAAAACGTCGTCGTCGTCCAGTACGCCGGACAGAAGGCCGGCATCGTCGTCGACCAGTTGCTCGGCGAATTCCAGACCGTGATCAAGCCGCTCTCGAACATTTTCCGCCACTTGCGCGGCATCGGTGGCTCGACCATCCTCGGGACCGGTGAAGTGGCCCTGATTCTCGACGTACAGAACCTAGTCCAGCGCAACGTGCGGGCCGAAGAACACTCGATGGGCGGCGGCTTGCAGTTGCTCCGCGCAACGACTCAAAACTAA
- a CDS encoding lipid asymmetry maintenance protein MlaB, with translation MNTPRRLTISQELTIYHAMDLKEQFIEALADADALELDLSRVAEIDTSGLQLLLLTKREAGRQGKQLTIVAHSPAVRQTLDFCNLASFFGDPVIITAHEQA, from the coding sequence ATGAACACCCCAAGACGATTGACGATAAGCCAGGAACTGACGATTTATCACGCCATGGATCTGAAAGAGCAGTTCATCGAGGCGCTGGCCGACGCCGATGCCCTCGAACTGGATCTCTCGCGTGTTGCCGAGATCGATACCTCGGGCCTGCAACTGCTGCTACTCACCAAGCGGGAAGCCGGACGACAGGGCAAACAGCTGACCATCGTGGCGCATAGCCCGGCGGTGCGCCAGACACTCGACTTCTGCAATCTCGCCTCGTTTTTTGGCGACCCGGTGATCATCACCGCCCACGAACAAGCGTGA